The sequence CCATATCTTGAGCATCTGCTTGTAAAGATGCTGGGCGCACATACATGAAGAGAAGAGGCCCATAGTATAAAGAGACAGATAGGAGGTGGgctccacaggtggagaaggccttcctTATGCCTTGCATggacttcttttttaatattgtaaagaGGACAAGTGTGTAAGAGACAAGAACAATTAGAATGGTAAACACCTGTATTGacccagagaaaataaataccatCAAAAAATTAATGGATGGATCAGTACAGGAAATCTTAAACAATGGTATGATGTCACAGTAAATTTGATGTACTATGATGGAATTACAGAAGGTTAATCTAAATAAAAAAGCATTATGAATTATGGCATGGAAAAGGCCACCTAAAAATGACCAAATTAATAGCCAAATGCATAGTCTATTGTTCATAATTACTGGATAAAGTAAGGGTTTGCATATGGCCACATAACGATCATATGCCATTGTTGCCAGCAAAAAACATTCTGTGGTTACACagattgcaaaggaaaaaaattgtacctGGCATTCAGTGAAAGAGATCATTTTGTTCTTGGTGAAGAAGTTGACCAGCATCTTGGGGGTCACTGTGGATGATAACCAAGCATCAACAAAGGCCAAATTCCCAAGGAATAAGTACATGGGGATGTGAAGATGAGGGTCATTGCAGATGAGAGCAATCAGACCAAGGTTTCCCATGAGGGTGATGAGGTATATAATCAAGAACAGCAGGAACAGGGGGATTTGCCACTCTGGTTGATATGTAAGTCCTGTGAGAACAAATTCTGTCAGCAATGTTGTATTTcccttttccatctcctcactagGTGTTTCCTGAAGTAAATGGGGTAAATCAAAGGAAAAGTCACTAAGAAATTATAGTATAAACATACTGGAGAACAGAGACAAAAATGCATATCATAATTCTCTCTTAAGTTTGTTTATTACATACATAATATGGAATGTATTGGGGGGGATGGACTTAAATGATTGTTGAAATCCAAAAACCATGAAAACAGTCAACAGATTTGAAAATGAATGACATTCTAAATATCTTTGTTTGCTAAAGTAGCCAAAGCAGCAACAGGACAAATACAGCAAATGCATCCTTCATCCACACCAGTGGCACTCAGCACGAGCCATGGTGTCCAATACAGCAGCAGAGACCTCATGGGGCAAAGGCTGTGACATGATTTCTGCTATTAACTGACTgccatgtttgtttttattgctgccTATTTTTGTCTAGCTGATTCCACTAATATCACTGCCATTTGCATGTTAGGGAAAAGTTGCTTCAAAAAAGCATTTCATATTACACCCAGTATCCTTGGCTGGCAGTGATAAAGACAGGGTAAGACCATAAGATCATAATGATCAGAAAAGCAGGGTAACTGGAGAGCAGAGTGTTATGAacataaagagaagaaatatattcaagaaggacaaagaaaatcaCAGGGCAGTGGCCAAAATAGATGTTGTGATGGTCAAGAAGTGAACAGTATATCATTGTGCATGAAAATTAAGAGATATTTTAGTGGATTTGGTGAGAGCAACTTGCATTATGTGAGAGAAATGGGACCCAAGAATAATGAGAAATGAAAGGCAAACAAGTGGCACAACAGTGAGGAGAATGAAATGGAGAATTCATGTTGTTAATGCCCACTGCCTGTGGAGAGATAGAGAATTTTTCATGTAGatcattttaagaaaagttttccaaagaaaggagagaaaaggaaggaattaggaagagaaaggaggcattcatagagaaatagaaagaaattttaagtagATGAAAACATCATAAAACTAGAGGgagagaaataggaagaaaataatagaatccTAGATGGATAAGTGTaggaaagacaagccacagaagaGGAGTAAAGGGGGGGGTGGTCAGAGAAAGTctgaagttgttaaaaaaaaggaatggctcAGATGTAGAGGGTACATCTTTATCCTAATCCTAGTTTTCATCAAAATTTGTCAATAGtggaaatcatttctttttcctttattgaaagtctaaagtttattttcctgtggAATTTGTATATGAAAGaaatttttgatttaaattttacctttggaagttcccatcatggctcagtggtaatgaacctgactagtatccatgaggacatgggttcaatccctgaccttgctcagtgggttaaggatctggcattgctgtgagctacagtgtaggttgcagacgtgactcagatctggtattgctgtggctgtggcataggccagcaactgcagctccaattggacctctagcctgggaacttgcatatgctacaggtgcagccctatgatcaaataataataataatgataaattttaCCTTTGAAACTGTGTACTGTTCCTAAATATGCTATCACTGTGGAAAAATCTTTCCATATTTGAGAGGTGCTTTATCTTTGTTATCACAATGGTTAAACTGAATTTCTCTAGAAATCTTACTCATTTTACCTGAGAGCAATTTTTATCCCCCAAATTTGATTTAGCTGAATAAAATTGAGCTAACTACTGGGATATAATTCAGGCTTCGTAAGTAACCACCAACAATAATTGCAGTAgttaagtgtatttttatttggaaCAGGCTTGCTTCCATACAATCCCAAATCACTTAGGTAATTGAAAATTCCCAAATTCCACATATGTGTGGCCCCTTAAGTCTTAAAATCCTAGAAACAATAACAGAGAGACATTGCGTGCCTATTTCCTACTTTATGAATATAATATACTGAATGAAATTACTATCAGAAGTGGGAAAAGGACAGAGGAGTTAATATTAAAGTGATTTACCTTGCAAATTTTATTCAGGGAATGTTATTAGTTAAATTGAATGGATCTTTTAATAAGACTAACCAGAGAAATTTCATACATAGAACCCATTATGAACTGACTTTACAACAGTTTTAATTGTTTAATGTTTAGTTCTCCAAAATTTACCTCATAAAGTCATAACTATGGAAAcatagtaaaacattttaaagggaaaaattcagTCTTAAGGCTATTTGCTTATTTAGATtatagtcattaaaataaaatatatagattatTCAGTTTCCTTGTTCACCTGGCTTTACTGGAATTTTGTTaaccaaatataaaattataagaaattacacagtattttaactttatatatatatatatatgtatatatatatatatatggataaatatATCAATTAATTTCTCTTACCTataacttttaagaaaatgagaaaatccatCAAAGGGTAAATCAGtctaaagtggaaaaaaattacataccaCAAGAAGGACGATAACACGGGTAAAAAATTCTTTGCATACAGACTAATCTTAGAGTATAGAGTTCCCAAGAtcagaaaaaaactgtatatataaatttgttttgaaaCCAAGAGTCAGACAGTTGAACTACTCTGCTTTTGCCAGAAGTGGagggaagtaaagaaataaaattccccTAATAACACCCGTATATTCCCTTTAGAATAAAACTAGGCTCTGCTACTGGGCATTATAAACTTGGACATGTAGGAAAAGTCTAAAATGTCCCCCAGAGTATTACAGACTCTGTAATACTTGTATATCAAGTCATTGTAAACAGTTCTAGTTTTAACAATTGAAATTGCATTTTATGCCACTCTTTTCCACCACAGGTGAAATTTCTGACATGTTTAGGCAAATACCTCTTTATCTATAAAGTTACTCTAAGTGCTTAAATTAGTGTGGTCTGATCTTAGCTAATCAAAcatgatttttcaaaagaataatgattttacttttatatacaaatatattcatcttttttaacatttagttcttttttattcttttattttttattttatttaattttttattatagttgatttacagtgttctgtcaatttctgcagtacagcaaagtgacccagtcatgcatatatacacattatatttctcacattatcctccatcatgttccatcacaaatgattacaTACAgcttcctgtgctacacagcaggatgcccttgcccatccactccaaaagcaacagttttcaTATACTAACTCCAGAATCCCAATCCATCCATCTCCCTCCTACTCCCCGtggcaaacacaaatctgtcCCCCATGAccatgatctgtttctctttcatagatagGTCATTTGAggcatattttagactccacatataagtgatatcatgccattattttgtccttCTTATGAgcgaatagtattccattgcatatatgtactatatcttcttaatccattcatctgccactgggcatttaagttgtttccatgtcttggctattgtgaatgatgtgttgatgaacatacaggtgcatatcTTTTACAAtgaaagttctgtccagatatatgcataggagtgggattgctgggtcatatggtacttctatatttagttttatgaggtatttccataatgtttttcatagtggttgtatcagtctacatttccaccaacagcgAAGAAAAGTTCCTTATTTTCCACATTGTTTCCTCCATTTGTTTTTTGACTTCTAATGATGGCCACTATGGTGTAAGATGCTACCTCATTGTTGTTTCGATCTGGATTTCTGTAATAATTAtagatattgagcatattttcatatgcctgctagccatctatatgtcttctttggagaaatgtgtgtgtgtgtgtgtatatatatatatatatatatatatatatatatatatatattctgtctgtttttcaattgggttgtttgtttttttgttttgaagttgtatgagttatttctatattttggagattaaactttTATTGGttaagtcatttttaaattttttcccattctatatgttgtcttttcatatttttaatggtttcctttgctatgcataAGCTTTTGAGTTTTATAAAGTTCCgctggtttatttgtgtctttactgtctttattctaggaTATGGGTCAAAAAGATATTCCTGGGATTTATGTAAAGAGTGGTCTGTTTATGTTTACCTCTAGGAGTTCTAGAGGATCTGGCCtttcatttaggtctttcatccattttgaatttatttttgcatatggtgttagaaaatgttctaattgttttaatgatttttatttttttcaattatagctggtttacagtgcacTGTCAATTTTCTGtagtacagcaaggtgacccagtcacacatacatatatacattctttttttctcacatcatcatgctccatcaaaagtgactggatatagttcccagtgctatacagcaggatctcattgcttatccattacaaaggcaatggtttgcatctgttaacccccaattcccagtccatcccactccctccgcctcccccatggcaacaacaagcctgttctctatgtccataattttcttttctgtggaaagtttcatttgtgccctatattataTTCCaagtgtaagtgatatcatatggtattctctttctgacttacttcacttaatatgagggtcttctagttccatccatgttgctgcagatggcattattttattctttttatggctgcgtagtattccattgtggatacgtaccacatcttcttaatccattcatctcttgatggacatgtAGGATGTACCCATGTtttggtattgtgaatagtgctacaatgaacatgtgggtgcatgtgtcttttgcaaggaaagttttgcTGGATacattcccaagagtgggatttctgggtcacaaGGTACTTCTacatgtagttttctaaggtacctccatcgtgttttccatagtggttgtaccaatttacatttttaccaaaagtgcaagagggttcccttttctctacaccttcttagcatttgttatttgtggacttactaatgatggccattctgactggtgtgagatggtgtctcatggtaattttgatttgtatttctctaataatcagggatgttgaacattttttcatgtgcttgttggccatctgtatatcttccttggagaaatgtctatttaggagttcccatcgtggctcagtggttaacgaatccgactaagaaccatgatgttgtgggttcgatccctggccttgctcagtgggttaaagatccagtgttgccgtgagctgtggtgtatgttgcagatgcggctcagttccaacgttgctatggctctggcgtaggccagtggctacagctccaattggacctctagcctgggaacctccatatgccatgggagcagcccaagaaatgacaaaaagacaaaagaaaaaaaaaggaaagaaaagaagtgtcTATTcatgccttttgcccatttttccattgggttgttggcttttttgctgttgagttgtataagttgtttgtatatgttaaagattaagcccttttcagttgcatcatttgaaactattttctcccattctgtaggttttctttatttttatggtttcctttgctgtgcaaaagcttctcagtttgattaggtcccactggtttatttttgcttgatttttgttgccttgggagattgacctgagaaaatatttgtaagattgatgtcagacaatgttttgctgatgttctcttctaggaatttgatggtgtcttgccttatgctgaagtctttaagccattttaagtttattttcatgcatggtgtgagggtgggttccagtttcactgatttacatttgGCTGCCCAGTTTTTCCACCACCACTTGATGAaaagactttttctcattttatattcttgcctcctttgtcaaaaataaattggCCATAagtgtttgagtttatttctgggttctctactctgttccattggtctgtatgtctattttggaaTGAGCACCATGCTGTCtggattactgtggctctgtaatattgcctgaagtctgggagagttatgcctcttgcttgtttttttttccctcaggattgttttggcaattctgggtctttgtggctccatataaatttttggattgtttgttctagttctgtgaaaaatgtcatgagtaattttatagagattgcattgaatctgtagattgctttgggtagtatggccatttttacaatattaattcttccaatccatgagcatggaatatctttccatgtctttggatcctctttaatttccttgattaatgttttatagttctcagcatataagtctttcccctccttggtcaggtttattcccagatatttgattttttgggggtgcagttttaaaatgtatttttgtaatccttttctaatatttcatttttaatgtacagaaatgtgactgatttctgaatgttaatcttatatcctgctactttgctgaatttgttgatcagttcaagtaattgtGGGTTTgaggccttagggttttctatatatagtatcatgtcttctgcatacaatgacaattttacctcttctcttccaattttcatactttttatttttgtttatctgattgctgtgaataggacttccaatactgtgttgaataacagtggtgagaatgggaatccttgtcttgttctagattttagtgggaagtatttcagtttttctccattgagtactatatttgctctgtgtttgtcataaatggcttttattatgataAGGTATGTTCtcactctatacccactttggtaagagtttttatcatgaagggatgttggactgtcaaatgctttttctgcatctattgagatgatcatctagttttgacttttcttttgttaatgtggtgtatgacattgattgacttgcattacattgaaccatccttgtgcacatgggatgaaccccacctggtcatgatatatgatctttttgatttGTTGCTGggtttggttggctaaaattttgttgagaatgtttgcatctatatcaaagatattggctgatacttttcttttttggtggtatctttgtctggttttggaattggggtggtagaatgtctttgggagagttccctcttcttcactcttttcaaaaagttttaggAGGATATTTAtatgttcctctttgtatgtttggtagaattcgcctgtaaagccatctggtcctgggcttttatttgtagggagtgtttttatgacatattcaatttcatttctagtgattggtctgttcagttgatcgatttcttcttgattcagttttagcaggctgtctctagaaagttgttgatttcttccagattgtcaaatttgttggcatataattgttcataatattctcttatggtttttggtatttctgcaatatccattttgatttcccccttttttatttcttattttgtttatttctgtcttttctcttctctttttagtgaGACTTTCCataggtttatcaattttgtttacctttttaaagaaccatctCTTAGTTTTAATGattctttctattgttttttgaatctctgttttattgatttcctctctaatctttctgatttcattacttctgctgactttagggttttttatgtttttctttttctaattcatttaggtggtggattaagttgtcaatttgagatttttcttcttatttgaaGAAGGCCTATATCGtgtgaatttccctctaaacactgctttcacagcatcccatagattttgaatggttgcatcttcattatcatttgtcttgaggtattttttaatttccttcttgatttcctcattgacccattggtttctcAATACCAGATTGATTAGTCTCAATCTAGttagttctttttctcatttcttttcctgtggttgattttttgTTTCATGCCTTTGTTGTCAGAgaggatacttgaaataatttctgtacttttaaatttgttgagattagttttgtgaCCCAGTATGTGATCCATCCTTGAGACTGTTtgatgtgcacttgaaaagaatgtatatcatGATTTTTGTGGATTTACTGTTCTGAAAATgttaattaagtctaacttttctattgtgtaatTTAGGAtctcttgccttattgattttctgtctagaggacctgtccattgatgtgagtagagtgttaaattctcctactaatattgtatccccatcaatttctccttttatgtctgctagtaTTTGTGTATATCTCAGTGCTCCTattttaggggcatatatattgacaattgtaatatcctcttctttaaaaaatgcttttaccATTAGTGTtctgctttgtctttctttatggcctttgttttaaagtctattttgtatgatatgagtattataactcctactttcctgtcttgtccattggcatgaaataacttttcccatcctctctctTTTGATTTATATGTGTACTtggccctaaggtgagtctcttgcagacagcaaattgtaagattttattttttatccattctggcactctatgtcttttgattggagcattcagtcccttgacatttaaggtaattattgataaatatgtatttattgacaatttaaaccttgtttttcagttgattctctgtttctcctttgttccattcctctttttttttttttttttttttgtctttttgctatttcttgggctgctcccgcggcatatggaggttcccaggctaggggtcgaatcggagctgtagccaccagcctacgccagagccacagcaacgtgggatctgagccgcgtctgcaacctacaccacagctcagggcaacgccggatcgttaacccactgagcaagggcagggaccgaacccgcaacctcatggttcctagtcggatcgttaaccactgcgccatgatgggaactcctctttttttttctttggttgtctGATTTCCACTTATTTTGTGCTTGTGTACTTGTCTCTTTAGTTTTTGTGCATGTAAGGTTTGGTAtgtggctgccctgttttttaagtatgttatccctttcctatatcttcttgctttaacctgatagtcatataggctcaaacacattatttaaaaaaagagtctatacttgcttatttttttccccacattctatgatttcgAAGTCATTtcttaacatcttcatgt is a genomic window of Sus scrofa isolate TJ Tabasco breed Duroc chromosome 13, Sscrofa11.1, whole genome shotgun sequence containing:
- the LOC110256244 gene encoding olfactory receptor 5H2-like, which codes for MSNEEMEKGNTTLLTEFVLTGLTYQPEWQIPLFLLFLIIYLITLMGNLGLIALICNDPHLHIPMYLFLGNLAFVDAWLSSTVTPKMLVNFFTKNKMISFTECQVQFFSFAICVTTECFLLATMAYDRYVAICKPLLYPVIMNNRLCIWLLIWSFLGGLFHAIIHNAFLFRLTFCNSIIVHQIYCDIIPLFKISCTDPSINFLMVFIFSGSIQVFTILIVLVSYTLVLFTILKKKSMQGIRKAFSTCGAHLLSVSLYYGPLLFMYVRPASLQADAQDMVDSIFYSIIIPVLNPVIYSLRNKKVIDSLTKKLKSNA